Within the uncultured Draconibacterium sp. genome, the region TTTGACGGCGATTGGGAGCAATCGGCAGAAAAATGGAAAGCAAAAGAATTGAGCGAGTCACTTCGTAAATGGAATAAAGATGTAATTCTGAACAGCCGGATTCAGGGCTATGGCGATTATGCTACGCCTGAGCAGGGATTGCCGATAACACGCCCCGATGCGCCGTATTGGGAGTTGTGTATGACCATGAACGACAGTTGGGGATATCAGCACAACGACCACAATTATAAAACACCGAACCAGGTTATTCGTATTTTAGTGGATTGTATAAATAAAGGTGGTAATTTGTTGTTGGATATTGGCCCAAAAGCTGATGGGACAATACCGGATGAGCAGGTTGATATTTTAAAAGAACTGGGGCGCTGGACCAATAAACATGCCGAAGCGATTTACGGAACGCAGGCTGGAATCCCATACGAACATTATTACGGACCAACTGCGCTGAAAAAAACCGGGGACATTCTTTATTTATTTGTGCCGCACAAACCAAATGGTTCGCTGGTACTGAAAGGAATTAAAAATAAGATTAACCGGATGTGGGTAGTTGGCAACGGTACCAAATTAAACTGGGATGTAAAAATGAAACAATACTGGAGTTCTGTTCCGGGTATCGTTTATATTGATGTTCCGGACAAAGTACTCGATGAGCAGGTTACGGTAATTGCCGTTCTTCTCGACGGAAAAGTAGATCTTTACCGCGAGCAGGGACAAGTGATTGAGAGTAACTAAAAACGCTTTAACTTATTGTAAGTATATCGCCGTCTTTCTGCACGTTATACTTCTTCAAACTGGCAGTTGCCGGCCCGTTTATTACAGCTCCGGCTGTTGTATAACGCGATGAATGACAAGGGCAGAGCACATCGCCATCAGTATGAACATAGGCCACAGTACACCCTTGGTGTGTACATATTTTTGAAAGCGCCAAATAAGTATTTTCGCTGGTTCGGAAGATCATAATATTTCCTGCGTATGCATAGCCGCCAATGGTCCCCAGATCTTCGTATGTTGAGCTGGTAAGATCGATAGTTACATCGGTATTCGGTTCATTTGGATTGTTCGGATCGTTTGGCACGAAATCGTCATCGCTACTGGAGCAAGCACTTAATATTACAGGAACAGTTAAAAGAATGCTGCCACTGTAAGCAAACTTTTTGATGAATTCTTTTCTTTCCATAAAATCGTTTTATTGGATGTTTGAAAATATAAACACCAAAAAGTATTTTAATGTTCGAAAAGAAGTATTCAGAATTTAATGTAGCTCACATACTTTCTCCAATTCACCGGAATGCAAATACCACAAAAAGCCACTCACTTTTGAAAAGCCGGTGTTTTGTAAAACTTTGGCATACTCTTTTACCTGATACAAATACTTGTCTTGCCGTTCGCCGGTTTTGTAGTCAACTACAATGGCTTCGTCGCCCGTAAACATTATTCGGTCGGGGCGCAGCAGTTTGTCAGAAGTCAGCAGGTCGCGTTCATTCAGCACTTCGTAGCTGCCATCAAACCATTTTTTAACTTCCGGTAGTTGCAGGTTGTTTTGCAGGCTTGTTTGAATTTCATCGAACTCCGCTTTTGACACTTTGCCATCGTGTAGTGCCTGTAAACAAGCATCGTTGGCATCGTCGGCCAAAACAATCTCGGATAGAATGTCGTGAATGATTTTACCAGTATTTTTTACGGAGTGTTGCTGTTCGTTCTCAATTAAAAAGTCATCACCATTTAATCGCAAACTAATCTTATCCGAGATATCGTTAAAGTTGTATTGCTTGATTAGAATGGCCTTCTGATCGTCGTCATCCTTCTGTTGCAGATCAATTTTGCCAAATTCGAAACGATTTTGTTCTTCGTTAAAACAATCGGCAAATTCCTCTTGTCTACTCTGGTTGGCCAGCGCCTTATGTAACAAATAATGAATTGGTTTGCCCGAGCCTGAATTATTCCGGCTCTCTTTTGGCATGGGGCAGTTGGCAATTAGCACCGACGCGGCACGCGTAAAAGCCACATAAACCAAGTTGAGCGTGTCGATGTAATAATTCATTTTTTCCTCGAAATACATGGGCGCAAACTCCGATGTTTCCATGTGTTTGCCGGCCTGGATTGGTAGTAACGGGAATTTGTTGAATGGCTCGGATTGCGGCTTGCACCAAAGCAATGGTGCAGTCGTTCCGCTCCAGCTGGTTTTCCAGTCGAGGTAGGGGAGCAGAACAGCTTTAAACTCCAGCCCTTTTGATTTGTGAACTGTCATTAAACGGATGGAACTTACTTCTTCGTTTACATTTACCGATGTTTTGCCGCCTTTTTCGTTCCACCAATACAACAGGTTCGACAGGTCGTTCGACAATGATATTTTTAGCTCACCCGCTTTGTCTATCAGTGTTTGCAGAAATGGCAATTCCGATTCAAAATTGAACAAGCCAAAAAGCGAACAAATATGCGTGATCGTTTCATCCAGTGATGTCAGTAACACCTTACGTTTTACCTGTTCGAGTTTACCTGCCAGTTCCGCTGCAAATTCTTCGTCAAAGCCGGGTTGCAGATGCCAGTTGCTGTAATCGTTAAAATCGAGCAGACTTTGTCCGTTGTTTGATTGAACGGGAATGCCCATGGATTTTAAACCGGGCTTAAGCCAGCTTTGCCACAGGTGCAGCAAGGTAGCTTGCGTGATTTTATTCTCCGGATCGATCAGCAGTTTAATGGTACTTATTACCACCAAAACCGCTTTAGAGGCATGCAAAAACAACGATTCGTTTGACAGTACCGAAAGGTTATATTTTTTATTCTCGTCGAGTTTAGCAGCCGCTAAAAAAGCTTCGATAATAGGACCGCCTTCTTTGTTTTTCCGAATTAAAATGGCAATGTCTTTGGCTTTAATTCCTTGGTCCTGCAGGTATTTTACCTGCTCAACCAACTGCTTGGTAGCAGTTTCTTCAAAATCATCTTCAGGAAGAAAATTGATTTGTGTTAAACCGGTTGCTTCGCCTTTTGTTTTGCCGGCTTCCTGTTGGTACGACGAATAAATATGATCGAACTTTTGAATGTAGGCCTCCCGGTTTTCAAGCGAACCGATCAGGTAATCTTCAAAAGCTGTTTTTAACTCACCAAAAATGGCATTGTTAAAAGCGATAATATTTTTATCGCTTCGCCAGTTTTTTTCAAGCGTAAAATCCTGTTTTTGTTCCGGCGAAAACTGTGCATCCAGTTGTTCTGCCAAAATACTCCAGTCGCTGTTACGCCATCGGTAGATGGATTGCTTTACATCGCCCACAATGAGGTTGGCATTTCCTTCTGCAAGCGAGTTTTCAAGCAACGGCTTAAAGTTTTTCCATTGCAGTCCCGAGGTGTCCTGAAACTCATCGAGCATAAAATGCTTGTAGTAGTTGCCAATTTTTTCGTACACAAAAGGCGAATCACTTTGCCCGATAATTTTGCTCAGCAAAAGGTTGGAGTCGGAAAGTTGCAAGGCTCCTTTTTCCTGCTGAATTTTCTGAATTTCTTCTTTCAGGTCGCTGAGAATTCCCAACATACGCAATTGCCGGAGTGCTGCCTCAGCAGTGTTGTAGCGCACGGTGTTTTTAGTATAGAATTCAACCAGATCGATCAGTCCCGGCTGTAGTTTACTATCCACCAGACTGTGAATTTCTGCTGCTTGTTTGTGTTTTTCCGAAAACCATTTTTCAGCATCTTCGCAAGCTGTTAAAACGCGGGTCCCGGGTTCTTTAATTTCTCCATTGGCAAGCGATTGAATATAACCGGCAACTCCCGATTTTTTATATGAAAAATCATCAACCGAAAAACCATTGTTAAAGATGTCGTTAAATAAGGCTTGCGCTTTATCCTTTATTCCTTTTTCAAATTCTCGGATGATCTGGCGCAGCTCTTTACCAAATTCATTTAGGTTTTCGCGGTTATAAACCGATTCGCCTTCATCGGGAAAAAACACCTGGAATGATTCTTTAAATAGCTCTTTACCCAGGTTTTGTATGTCGTCATCGATGCGTTGACTGCGATTGGCTTCAATCTTTTCTTTACTAAAATCGCGCAACCATTTTAGCAGGTCTTTGTCATCGTTAATTCGCGCCAGCAACCGATCGGCAGCTTCCTGTAAAAGAATATCATTATCAAGTTCAACTGTAAAATTGGGCGAAATTCCTAATTCACGGTTAAAGGCTTTTATCACTTTTTGCGTAAACGAATCAATCGTGTTTATCGAGAAACGATTGTAGTCGTGCAGAATATTTTTGAGCACTTCTTTAGCCCGTTGCCGTATAAATTGTTCGGTGTATTTATTCTCTTTTTGCAGCGGTTCTATATATGGCGAATCTTTCTCTATGGCCAGCAAATGCAGTTGCTCAAGAATCCTGCTTTTCATTTCGTTGGTGGCCTTGTTGGTAAAAGTTACTGCCAGAATGTGCTTGTAATTATATGGATTGCTGAGGATAATTTTCAGGTATTCAACAACCAGTTGAAAGGTTTTTCCCGATCCGGCAGAAGCTTTGTAAACTGTAAGCATGACAATGATCTGAGTTTAAAGTTCAGTTTTTAAAGATAGGATTTTGCTTGGAGGAAGCAAGACTAATATATCGGAGGTCCTACTCGGTTTTGCTGAATGCTGATGCTGGTTTCGATTTTGAATTTCTTTGAAACCTTGTATTGCATAAACATGGTTGAACCGTAGGCATCAAAATAACTCGAATTTTGACTGGGAAACGGTGCCGAATTGATTAGGTTCGCCCCGTAGCTGTAACCGCCAATAACAAATTTGTCGCCCAATTCGAAGGCGGCAGAACTTAGCATCTCAGCATTGTAATAATAGGGTGAAACAATATCCGATCCATGAAATGATAAAGTGGAATGATTTAGAGTTGGGAATGCTGCCAGCGCCAAAGTATAGCGACTTTGGTAAAACTGGTTCATGTTGAATTCCGGTAGCTGCAATTCCTCCATCAAATAACCGGGATCCATTCCGCCATTAATCAGGTTATAATATTCGATTTGACGATGTCGCAAAACTTCGCTAGAATCAACTTCTCCAAAATCCATTTGCAAACCTTGCTGGGCAAATGCCTGCAGGCCCAAAAACAGTAAGAATATAATTAAAACTGATCGCATAGCTTTCGTTATATGGTGCTATACAAAAATACCATTTATTACGAGGGGAATCAAAAATGTGGGCTTAAAAACTGTTAACTCATTAACAGTTCGTGGCGCTCTTTTATCTCGTTGTAAAGTCCGTCGCTGATTTTGTACAACGGTAAACGAAGGTTATTTTCGATGATTCCCTGAATATTCATCAACGCTTTAATTCCTCCCGGATTACCTTCGCGGAACAGCAGTTGGAACATCTCGATTAACTCGAAATGAATTTTGCGTGCACCGTCAAAATCATTGGCTAAAGTATTGTGAATCAATTGACTTGCTTTGTCAGGATAAGCGTTTGCAATTACTGAAATTACACCTTGTCCACCAATCGCAGCAATGGTAATAGCTAACAGGTCGTCGCCCGAAATAACCGTAAAATTATCGGGTGTATATTTCCCGATTTTTGTCATTTGCGAGTGTTCGCCCGAGGCTTCTTTAATAGCCACAATTTTATCCGATGCTTCAGCCAAACGCCCAACGGTAGTTGCATCAAGGTTTACACCTGTACGCGATGGTACATTGTAAAGAATGATCGGAACCGGACTGGCTTTTGCAATTTCAAGATAATGATGGTACATACCTTCCTGCGAAGGTTTATTGTAGTAAGGCGTAACTACCAGAATTCCGTCGATACCTTCAAAATTAAAGTTGTCGATTTGGTTGCACATGGTACGGGTGTCGTTACCCCCCATTCCAACAACAACAGGCAGACCATTGGCTTTTTCTTTAACCAGTTCAACCACGTGAGCTTTTTCATCGGGCGTTAAAGTGGCTGTTTCGGCAGTGGTGCCAAGCGCTACCAAATAGTCCATATCGCCTTTTACCTGGTTCTCGATTATGGTTTCAAGTGCTTTGTAATCAACCTGATCGTTATTTGTAAATGGAGTAATTAGCGCTACCCCTGCGCCTTTGAAATATCGACTCATGAATCTGTACTGTTGTTTAGCTGCGCAAGATAGAAAATTTGTTGCTCGGCTAAAAACATTGCATCCTTATTTTGGTCAATCTTAATATTCAGATCGAAGTAGGAATTATCGGACTCAGAACTGCCAATTTTGAATTTGGCCCGTGATAAAGCGGTTATGTAATCAACAGCATAATTTTTTTCGGCAGCCAGGCACAGGAGCAGGTCCAGTTCCATTTCGATGAAGTCGCTCACTTTTTCGGTTTTCGGAATTCCCCACCAGCTCAGATCGTTTACAGTTAATGAATTGGCTTCGGCTGCCGGATTTGAGTCGCTGTCGAAAATGCAGTAATCGCGAAAAATTGCCCCGTGATGGTTAAAATGATCGCGCAGGTATTGTACCGCCGGTTTTTCCGATGGCTGCCAGATCACACCTACTTTCAAATGTAAAGCCGGCTTCGGAATTATCGGTGTGTGTTGCTGTGCAGCCACCAGTTTCTTAAGTTTTCGATAAGCATATTTTTCTTTAAATCCCATGCTGCAGTGTCTTATTTTCTTTTCTTCTTTTTTGGATTGCAGGTTTTGCAAAAATCGCCCAGATTGTCGAGTTCTTCCAGCGACCATTTCATCCACTTATCAATTTCCGAATCGAGGGTTCCATTAAACGTATCGCTTTCCACCTGCGAGAGCAGCTTTGCATGCTCTGCGTAAACTTCCTGGTGCAGTTCCGAAGGACCTTTTGTTAGCATCTTTTTACGCTCTTCGAAAAACTTTTTGCGCAGGTTTCGTGCCTGAATTTCGTAGAGGTTAAAAATCAACTGCTGATAACGCAATAAACGCGCTGTTGCTTCCGCTGTTCCGTCGTCGATGTACGAGGCATCTTTTTGAAAACGACATGAAACATTTTCATTCATGTTTCGGTTCATTACCAGGTTTAAACCGCCCGTTTCGTATTCCACTGAAAAACTTCCCGAAGCCGTTTGCATTTGCCCGCTGTTGGGCGCCTCTGCCTGAAAATCGCTTTTTTGAAGTTGATAATCGGCTGACCATTCAATAATATTCTGAGCGCCTGAAACACCCGAAAACAGCAATATTATGGCTAAAAGAAGAATTGTTTTTGTCATATTAAAACCGGAGTATTTAGCTTCAAAAGTAATTTTTTTTGTTTTATAAAAGTGGATAAACTATTCGATCATTTTTAGGAATTCGTTTTCTGAAAATGTTTGAATTCCTAAATCTTCAATTTTTTTCATTTTAGAAGGACCTGGTTTTGCTCCAATAATTACAAAATCAGTTTTTCTACTAATACTCGTATTAACGTCAGCACCTAAAAGTTTTATTTTGTGAGCAGCTTCTTTTCTTGAAAATGACATAAGATCTCCGGTGAAAACCACTTTTTTCATATAAAATGGATTGTCTTTATTGTTTACTTCAAAATCTGGCCGAAGATCATTTTTTTCAATTTGTTTTTGAGCGTAGGGAATATTATTGGTTTCAGATTTTCTATAAGTCCCTTTATTCTCTTGAAATTTAAGAAATAGTTGAGCACAAGCTTCTGCATCCGCTAATGCATCATGATGGTTATTAAATTCAATGTTTTGTTCATCGCAACATTTATCTAGTTTGCCTCCAAACAGTTCCATAGTGCACGCATGGGTATACTCAGGGATTGGAATATTGTAAAAATCTAAAGTCGATTTAAGTTTTAATAAATCAAAATTTGCATTATGGCAGACAATGAGCTGATTTTCAAAATATTTTGAAATATCTTTCCAGATAAGATCGAATGTTGGAGCATTTTGCGTCATATAAGGTTCAATCTTATGTACTCTAATGTTGTGATATGCAAATTCATTTTGTGGCGGTTTAATCAAGGAAGAATATTTCTTTTCAATTACTCCTTGATTTACGATTACCAGTCCAACTTGGCATACACTGTTGTGTGCTGATGTTGCAGTTTCAAAATCTAATGCAGTGAAATTTAGAGGATTCATAATTCTATAGGTTGATATTAAATTCTTCTTCGAATTGATCTTTATTTTTTACTTTTACGCCTAACGTTTCTGCTTTTTTTAATTTTTCGGGTCCTGCTTTTTCTCCAGCAATTAAGTAATCAGTATTTTTTGAAATACTAGATGAAACTTTTCCTCCCAGTTCTTCGATTTTAAGTTTTAGATTTTCTCTAATCACTTTTGATCCAAAATTTCCGGTAACAACAAATGTTAATCCGGTTAGTATTTGGTTTGAACTTGATTCCTTTTCTTGAGTTTCAAATTGAAGACCTGCCTTTTTAAGTTTCTCGATAAGCTGTAAATGTTTTTCATTTAGAAAGTAATTCTTAACACTCTCGGCTATTCTTTCTCCAATATCTTCAACCTCAATCATCTCTTCAATATTTGCTTCTTTAAGTTTATCAATACTTTTGAATTCTTTAGCCAGTTTTTTTGCTACAGTCTCTCCAACGTATCGAATCCCAAGTCCAAATAGAACTCGTTCAAAAGGTACGAGTTTACTTTTTTCAATTCCTTGTATGATGTTATCGAAGGTTTTTTGTTGGATGCTATTTTTCCCTAAATGATTAAGCTTCTGATGTTGAATATTTTTATCATTTAAGAAATCACTTAATCGTGCTTTCTCAAAGAAATCCAAAAAGTTGATTTCTTCTATTTCTTTCTGTTTTAATTGACTTATAAAATGGTAGTAAATGTACTTTTCCTCTAAAAGTTCAGCTTTCTCTTTTGATATTCCTCCTATTTCATTGAGTACAACAGAAGGGAAAACTGAATTTTCATTTTCTGACATTTTAAGCACTACTCTTTTTACTCGTTCTATTTTTCTGAAATACTTTTCAATATTATCGGCTAAATCAGTTTTAATATTAAGTGAGTTTTTAATTGATTCTGAATCTAAATCAAATAACTGAGATTTAGAATAAGTTTCTAGTAACGATTGTATATGTTTCAATGCAGGTGCCCCTTTTTTACAAAATAATAATCGATCAATAGGAATACGATTTTCTCCAAGTAAAAGTCCATTCTCGGGTTCTTTTAATGACTCTAATCCAACAACTTTATTTTCGTTATTCGGTATATTATAAATGTCAGATATATCTGCAACTATGTCTTTATCAAATAGCAAACTCAGAGTTTCTTTACCAAGCCCTTCAATATCCATTGCTTTTCTACTGACAAAATGTTCCATTTTGCCTTTTATCTGCGGCGGACAACCGTCTTCGTTCGGACAGTAATGCGCGGCTTCTCCTTCTTTGCGTATCAGTTCCTCTTTACATATTGGACATTGTTTTATAAACTTAACTGCGTTAGAATCTGAGTTTCGTTTACTTTCATCTATTCCTGTAATTTTTGGAATGATCTCGCCACCTTTTTCAACAAAAACAGTGTCGCCAATATGCAGGTCGAGGTTGCTGATAATATCGGCATTATGCAACGACGCACGTTTTACAATGGTTCCGGCAATAAGCACCGGCTCGAGATTGGCAACCGGAGTAACGGCTCCTGTTCGTCCCACCTGGTACGAAACCGATTTCAGGATAGTAGAAACACTTTCGGCCTTAAATTTATACGCAATGGCCCAGCGTGGCGATTTGGCAGTAAATCCAAGGTTGTTTTGCAGTTTACGCGAGTTTACTTTTATTACAATCCCGTCGGTAGCAATAGGCAGGTTAAAACGTTCGGTGTCCCATTTCTCTATAAAAGCAAAAACTTCATCAATGTTTTTGCACAATTGCATGTGTTCCGAAATTTTAAAGCCCCATTCGCGCGCTTTTTGTAAACTTTCGTAATGGCCGTCTTCGGGTAAGTTTTCGCCAAGCACATAATATAAATAGGCATCCAGTTTTCGTGAGGCAACAATCGACGAGTTTTTCATTTTCAGGGTTCCGGCAGCTGTGTTTCTTGGGTTAGCCAGCAGTGGTTCGCCGGCTTTTTCCAATTCAGCATTCAAATTATTAAATACCTCGAAAGGCATTAAAATTTCGCCACGAATTTCAAAACTAGCCGGATAATCGTTCCCGCGTAATTTTAAAGGTACCGACTGGATGGTGCGTACGTTGTTGGTTACATCGTCGCCTTTTACTCCGTCGCCACGTGTAACAGCTCGCACCAGTTCGCCATTTTCGTAGGCCAGGCTAATTGATGAACCATCAAATTTTAATTCACAAACATATTGGAAATCATCGGTGCCAATAATTTTCTTAATGCGGCTGTCGAAATCTTTCAGCTCGTCTTGCGAGTAGGCATTCGACAACGACAACATTCCATATTTGTGTATAACCTGCTGAAAGTCGGAACTTAAATCACTACCTACACGTTGTGTCGGAGAATTCGGATCTTGTATGTTATATTGTTTTTCAAGGCGCTCCAGCTCTTTTAATTTCATATCGAAATCGAAATCGCTGATTGATGGTTGTGCTAAAACGTAATATTTGTAGTTATGTTCGGCCAGTTCGGCCTGCAAGGTTTTTATTTTTTCCCGTTCTTCTAATTCTTTTTCGCTGCTCATTCGTGCCTAATTCTAAATGTTTCAAGATGATTTTTCAAAGATAATTTGTTGCATCAAAAAACGTAAGGGTTTTACGATTTTTAATGGTACGAGACTTTGGTACCTGCGTACCAGGCTTCGGTACCCGTGTACCAGGCCTTTGTACCACGGTACCAAGCTTCTGTACCTCGGTACGAAGCCTTCGTACCAATGTGCCAGGCTTTCGTACTTCGGTAATAATCTTTCGTACGCGGGTACGAAAGGCCATTACCCTGGTAATAATACTTATTCCCTAAGTACGGAATCCCTGTACCAAAGGAATAAAGCTTCGTACCACCGATTAAACAATTTTCGGTCGAAATTCTTTATGTAATAAAAGGAGATACAATTATGGCATTTACACTCGAAACAGGAAAAAAGGCAATCGGTTTTAATCTTCCGGCAACCGACGGAAAAAGCTATTCATTGGAAAGTTTTAAAGACTCGAAATACCTGGTGGTATTTTTTACCTGTAATCACTGTCCTTATGTGATAAACAGCGACGAAGTTACCCGAAAAACGGCTGAGCGATTTAAACCGCATGGAGTAGAGTTTGTTGGGATAAACTCGAACAGCAAACACACTTACGAAGAGGACGATTTCGATCACATGGTAGAGCGCATGAAAGAATACCAATTTCCGTGGACGTATTTGTACGACGAATCGCAGGAAGTGGCGCTTGCTTACGGAGCATTAAGAACGCCACATTTTTTTGTTTTTAACGAAAACCGTGAACTCGTATACACCGGAAGGGGAGTTGATAGTCCGCGTGATACCTCAAAAATAACGGTAAACGATCTGGCGAATGCGCTTGAAGAGTTGACCAGTGGAAAAAAGATTTCAGTTCCGGTAACCAACCCGATTGGCTGTAACGTTAAATGGGAAGGTAAACACAAACACTGGATGCCGGCAGATGCCTGTGATTTGGTTTGGTGATGTGAGTTACGAGCTTTGAGTTGCGAGCCACGAGTTCATAGTAAGCAGTCGCAGTTTGCAGTCTCAGTTCTCAATATTAATTTTTACCACAGAGATTCGCTGAGAAGGCACGGAGTTTCACGGAGAAAGAAAGTCCCAGTAGCAGTTCTCAGTCTCAGTTAACAATATTACAATTTATCAGTTTTACAATTGTTTTTACCACAGAGAAACACGGAGAAGTCACGGAGTTTCACAGAGAAAGAAAGTCCCAGTCTCAGTTCCCCGTCCCATTTCTCCCAGTCTCAGTGCTCAATTTATTCAATCTTAAACTCAATCTTCATCAATCTTGTAATTCATCTTCCCAAAACGCTTGTTAATAACTCCCTTTTTCATCGCGCATCATTCCTTGTATATTTGCAGCACTTATGATTGTTTGTATTGCAGAGAAACCAAGTGTTGCCAAAGAAATTGCCCAGGTAATTGGGGCAGGATCGCGAAGAGATGGTTATTACGAGGGAAACGGTTACCAGGTAACGTGGACCTTTGGCCATTTTTGTACGCTGTGGTCACCTGAAGATTACGATACCAAATGGAAACGCTGGGATTTGCAAACACTGCCCATGTTACCCAAACGTTTTGAAACCAAAGTGATGACGGGTGATGGCGGCGTGACGAAACAATTCAATACCATTAAAAGCTTATTGGATAAGGCTGAGCAGGTGATTAACTGTGGTGATGCCGGTCAGGAAGGTGAGCTTATTCAGCGTTGGGTAATGAAAGAGGCTGGCTATAAAGGAGAGGTGAAACGTTTGTGGATTTCATCGTTGACGAACGAAGCCATAAAAACCGGTTTTCAGAAACTGGTACCAGCCGAGAAATTTGATCATTTGTATTATGCCGGTAGCTCGCGGGCAATTGGAGACTGGCTGTTGGGAATGAATGCCACTCGTTTATACACGCTGAAATATGGAGGGTACAAACAGGTTTTGTCAATCGGGCGCGTGCAAACGCCAACGCTGGCCATGTTGGTAGCGCGTCATTACGAAATCGCAAACTTCAAACCAGAGCCATACTGGGAGTTGCAAACCACTTATCGCGAAACGGTTTTTAGCAATACCGAAGGGAAGTTTTTCAAAAAGGAAGACGGTGAAAAGCTGCTGAACCAGGTTTTGGGTAAGGACCTGTACATTACTGATGTTGAAAAGAAAGACGGACAGGAATATGCTCCGAAACTTTTCGATTTGACCAGTTTACAGGTACATTGCAACACCCGTTTTGGATTAACGGCAGATGAAACCCTGAAAACCGTGCAGCGGCTGTACGAAATGAAAGTGGTCACTTATCCGCGTGTTGATACTACTTTTTTGCCTAACGATCAGTATTCAAAAATTCCCGGAATTTTAAAGGGACTAAAAAGTTATAGCGAGCTTGCACAGCCGTTACTGGCAAGGAAAATCCGAAAATCAACAAAAGTTTTTAACGATAAAAAGGTTACCGATCACCATGCTATTATTCCAACCGGCGAAGAGAAATTGCTTGGCGGAAATGAGAAAAAGGTATACGATGCCATTGCCCGACGGTTTCTTGCAGTGTTTTATCCCGATTGTAAGGTTGCCAAAACGCAGGTGAAAGCTGAAGTTGATACTGTTCAGTTTGTGGCTACCGGAAAACAAATTTTGCAACCCGGTTGGCGTGTCGTTTTTCAGGATGAGAATTCGAAAAGCGGTGACGGCGAGAGTATTTTGCCTGCATTCGAAAAAGGAGAGCATGGTCCGCACGAACCATCGTTTACCGAGAAAGAAACCAAGCCTCCGCGATACTACACTGAAGCTTCGTTGCTACGCGCCATGGAAACGGCGGGTAAAAATGTAGATGACGACGAACTTCGCGACCTGATGAAAGCCAATGGTATTGGTCGACCATCGACACGCGCGGCGATTATTGAAACATTATTTAGACGCAAATATATCGAGCGACAGAAAAAACAGATCCACCCCACAAAAATGGGGATTCAATTGATTGATACTATTCAGAAT harbors:
- the ligA gene encoding NAD-dependent DNA ligase LigA — protein: MSSEKELEEREKIKTLQAELAEHNYKYYVLAQPSISDFDFDMKLKELERLEKQYNIQDPNSPTQRVGSDLSSDFQQVIHKYGMLSLSNAYSQDELKDFDSRIKKIIGTDDFQYVCELKFDGSSISLAYENGELVRAVTRGDGVKGDDVTNNVRTIQSVPLKLRGNDYPASFEIRGEILMPFEVFNNLNAELEKAGEPLLANPRNTAAGTLKMKNSSIVASRKLDAYLYYVLGENLPEDGHYESLQKAREWGFKISEHMQLCKNIDEVFAFIEKWDTERFNLPIATDGIVIKVNSRKLQNNLGFTAKSPRWAIAYKFKAESVSTILKSVSYQVGRTGAVTPVANLEPVLIAGTIVKRASLHNADIISNLDLHIGDTVFVEKGGEIIPKITGIDESKRNSDSNAVKFIKQCPICKEELIRKEGEAAHYCPNEDGCPPQIKGKMEHFVSRKAMDIEGLGKETLSLLFDKDIVADISDIYNIPNNENKVVGLESLKEPENGLLLGENRIPIDRLLFCKKGAPALKHIQSLLETYSKSQLFDLDSESIKNSLNIKTDLADNIEKYFRKIERVKRVVLKMSENENSVFPSVVLNEIGGISKEKAELLEEKYIYYHFISQLKQKEIEEINFLDFFEKARLSDFLNDKNIQHQKLNHLGKNSIQQKTFDNIIQGIEKSKLVPFERVLFGLGIRYVGETVAKKLAKEFKSIDKLKEANIEEMIEVEDIGERIAESVKNYFLNEKHLQLIEKLKKAGLQFETQEKESSSNQILTGLTFVVTGNFGSKVIRENLKLKIEELGGKVSSSISKNTDYLIAGEKAGPEKLKKAETLGVKVKNKDQFEEEFNINL
- a CDS encoding thioredoxin family protein codes for the protein MAFTLETGKKAIGFNLPATDGKSYSLESFKDSKYLVVFFTCNHCPYVINSDEVTRKTAERFKPHGVEFVGINSNSKHTYEEDDFDHMVERMKEYQFPWTYLYDESQEVALAYGALRTPHFFVFNENRELVYTGRGVDSPRDTSKITVNDLANALEELTSGKKISVPVTNPIGCNVKWEGKHKHWMPADACDLVW
- a CDS encoding DNA topoisomerase 3, with amino-acid sequence MIVCIAEKPSVAKEIAQVIGAGSRRDGYYEGNGYQVTWTFGHFCTLWSPEDYDTKWKRWDLQTLPMLPKRFETKVMTGDGGVTKQFNTIKSLLDKAEQVINCGDAGQEGELIQRWVMKEAGYKGEVKRLWISSLTNEAIKTGFQKLVPAEKFDHLYYAGSSRAIGDWLLGMNATRLYTLKYGGYKQVLSIGRVQTPTLAMLVARHYEIANFKPEPYWELQTTYRETVFSNTEGKFFKKEDGEKLLNQVLGKDLYITDVEKKDGQEYAPKLFDLTSLQVHCNTRFGLTADETLKTVQRLYEMKVVTYPRVDTTFLPNDQYSKIPGILKGLKSYSELAQPLLARKIRKSTKVFNDKKVTDHHAIIPTGEEKLLGGNEKKVYDAIARRFLAVFYPDCKVAKTQVKAEVDTVQFVATGKQILQPGWRVVFQDENSKSGDGESILPAFEKGEHGPHEPSFTEKETKPPRYYTEASLLRAMETAGKNVDDDELRDLMKANGIGRPSTRAAIIETLFRRKYIERQKKQIHPTKMGIQLIDTIQNELLKSAELTGQWEKQLREIEQGEYSASKFIYDMKRMVYDLVVEVIRDRSSVRLAAPEPEQKAKGKRQKATVTGNDAMTCPKCSEGKVLKGKNAYGCNRWKEGCDFRLPFIFMGKKLTDKQVERLLKKGATTKLKGFKLGDKKVDGILQLTSDCNVEFVDKSPAEKKADDSTPKCPKCGGTIIKGKTAYGCSNWKQGCDFKFTFDAIREKAAGRKLTKELVLEILQG